In Companilactobacillus allii, one genomic interval encodes:
- a CDS encoding RNA-binding S4 domain-containing protein, with protein sequence MRLDKFLKVSRIIKRRTVAKEFSDNGRALINDRVAKSSTEVSVGDTLELHFGENTMKIRVLNIKETTKKNDSADMYEEID encoded by the coding sequence ATGAGATTAGATAAATTTTTGAAGGTAAGTAGAATTATTAAAAGAAGAACCGTAGCAAAGGAATTTTCAGATAACGGTCGAGCTTTGATCAATGATCGTGTAGCAAAATCTTCGACTGAGGTTTCAGTGGGTGATACCTTAGAACTTCATTTTGGTGAGAATACAATGAAAATCAGGGTTTTGAACATCAAAGAAACTACTAAGAAAAATGATTCAGCCGATATGTATGAGGAAATTGATTAA
- a CDS encoding putative polysaccharide biosynthesis protein — MKREVSKAIKGTWILTIASLFSELLSAIYRIPLQNIVGDRGYFIYQQVYPIYGIFSVLALSGLPVVISKTFAQQDGPVAKSKLMKLTFVGLLAGCLALTILLWGSARYLAIFMGDPNLYPEIRAVSLTFLLVPFEASLRGYFQSDLEMTPSAISQILEQFIRIVVIIGSAILFGKGLLNIYQMGMIANSGALVGGVFAVVILVITFIKQRPVIFEDDQVVDVKVERGLALEILLIVVFTGITIFYQFIDSFTMLRLLMRSGIRLDNAEILKGVFDRAQPLIQLGIVISLSFVSTIMPQLRETNQTSVSKTIIQKMMRVCLWLAVAETAGLVALMPEINTMLFTNADGSVALAIYMISIMLVSFINLLIAITSGDDELNLSKLILFGVSLLFKIALNIILIPRINIIGAAIATVISECMILVGMYLIYDNGVFLLSKDFVMKLVSTGFIMGIIVKFLAVLISRQVILTRGYSILISLLLIPVGVIIYLVLSKKLKILTKSEWEILPMGKFITKLMKIEE, encoded by the coding sequence ATGAAAAGAGAAGTATCTAAGGCCATCAAGGGGACGTGGATATTGACAATTGCCTCACTTTTTTCGGAATTGTTGAGTGCGATTTATCGAATTCCACTTCAAAATATTGTTGGTGATAGGGGATATTTTATCTATCAGCAGGTGTATCCTATCTACGGTATTTTTTCAGTTCTTGCGTTATCAGGATTACCGGTAGTTATTTCTAAGACTTTTGCACAACAAGATGGTCCCGTTGCAAAAAGTAAACTAATGAAATTAACTTTTGTTGGTTTACTGGCGGGATGTTTAGCTTTGACCATTCTTTTGTGGGGATCGGCTAGATATTTAGCGATATTTATGGGCGATCCCAATTTGTATCCGGAGATTAGAGCGGTCAGTTTGACGTTTTTATTGGTACCTTTTGAAGCTAGTCTTCGAGGATATTTTCAAAGTGACTTGGAAATGACACCGAGTGCTATCTCGCAGATTTTAGAGCAGTTCATTAGGATCGTAGTAATTATTGGGTCAGCAATTTTATTTGGTAAGGGTCTTTTGAACATTTATCAAATGGGAATGATAGCTAATTCTGGTGCACTTGTTGGTGGGGTTTTTGCGGTAGTGATTTTGGTGATTACATTTATCAAACAACGACCGGTTATTTTTGAAGATGACCAAGTTGTTGATGTCAAAGTAGAACGTGGATTGGCATTGGAAATTTTATTGATAGTTGTTTTTACTGGAATAACGATCTTCTATCAGTTCATTGATTCATTTACCATGCTTAGATTACTGATGAGAAGTGGTATTCGACTGGATAATGCAGAGATACTCAAAGGTGTATTTGATAGAGCACAACCACTGATACAACTAGGAATAGTGATTTCTTTATCATTCGTATCAACGATCATGCCACAATTGCGAGAGACAAATCAGACAAGTGTCAGTAAGACTATCATTCAAAAGATGATGCGAGTTTGTCTTTGGTTGGCTGTGGCAGAGACGGCTGGATTAGTTGCTTTGATGCCTGAAATAAATACAATGTTATTTACTAATGCAGATGGATCAGTTGCATTGGCGATTTATATGATCTCAATTATGCTAGTTTCGTTTATTAATTTATTGATAGCGATAACTAGTGGGGATGACGAGTTGAATCTAAGTAAATTAATATTGTTTGGCGTCTCATTGTTATTTAAAATAGCTTTGAACATTATCTTGATACCTAGGATCAATATCATTGGAGCAGCGATAGCTACTGTGATCAGTGAATGTATGATTCTGGTAGGGATGTATTTGATATATGACAATGGTGTGTTCTTGTTAAGTAAAGACTTTGTAATGAAGCTAGTGTCTACGGGATTTATCATGGGTATAATCGTTAAGTTTCTAGCAGTCCTTATTTCACGCCAAGTTATTTTGACTCGTGGATATAGTATTTTAATAAGTCTGTTACTGATTCCGGTTGGTGTAATCATATATTTGGTTTTATCAAAGAAATTAAAAATATTAACTAAAAGTGAATGGGAAATATTACCAATGGGTAAGTTCATAACTAAATTAATGAAGATTGAGGAATAA